The nucleotide sequence GCCCAGGTGGGCCGGGTCCTTCGGGTTCTGGTGGAGGAGAAGGATCCGGAAACCGGGCTACTCAGGGGGCTCTCGGAGAACTATGTTCCGGTTTATCTTGAGGGGAGGGAGTCGCTGCGGGGGGAGATCCTCCCGGTGCGGGTGGTGCGGGTGATAGATTCCCGGGTTTATGGGGAAAGGCTCTGAAACCCAGCCACAGGTAGTGAAGCCCGGAGATCACGGTAAGGGAAGCGGTGACATAGAAGAGAGGGGAGAGCCAGGGGCGGGGCAGGGAGGCCAGCACCGCCGCGGCGGTAACCACCTGGACCGCGGTATTGGTTTTGCTGAGGCGGGTGGGGTTAATTTCCGGAGGGGTGGCAAAGAGGTGGAGCACCAGGAACCCGCTCACGATGAGGACATCGCGACTTACCACCAGCACGGCCAGAAATACGGGGAGGTACCCCTTCCAGGCGCAGAGG is from Thermosulfurimonas sp. F29 and encodes:
- a CDS encoding CDP-alcohol phosphatidyltransferase family protein — its product is MFTWPNLITVLRLLLVPIIVIALLAGRRPEALVAFLAAGISDALDGFLARRLGQKSLLGAVMDPLADKFLLDTIYVLCAWKGYLPVFLAVLVVSRDVLIVSGFLVLHLFATPPEINPTRLSKTNTAVQVVTAAAVLASLPRPWLSPLFYVTASLTVISGLHYLWLGFRAFPHKPGNLSPAPPAPGGSPPAATPSPQDKPEHSSPRAP